The DNA window CTTTTGGAATTTAGCACCAGGGAAAGTTGGTCATGGCACATGAGCCAGCTCTATCCATAACCCACAGCATTTCCAAACTCGCCTCTAGTGCCAGCAAGCCCCGAAGCCATAGTGAAGCTCAGATACCATGGTTTTAAGTGTTCTTGCACTCTAACTGCACACCCCTGTTACTGTAAGCTACCTCACACTTTATCTAAAAAGCAGATGAGATATAGGTGGTAGGTAAATTAGAATTAAATGCTGGTGAGAGACAAGTCCATTGGtctttttgttaaaaagaaagaagctggTCCTGCCCCTTACCAGTTGCGTGCCCTTGGATAAATCACTTCATCTGGAAGAGTCTCTAAACGCGGATAATGATTGCTGAAACGGGAACTGGCCAATACAGTGCTATCCAAAGCCTGGGTCTTACTATTAACGGCCTTAATTCTCTCCCCAGGTCTTCAGGGGCGGAGGGCACGGGATACCAGCTCCCGAGGCTGGACGCTCACTGCGGGGCCAGGGGGGTTGGGGTCTTGGCTGCCGGGCTCAAATGTGGAGCTGCAGCGGCCCCTGGGGTCTCTGGGGGGCCCGGGCGCCTCTACCTGCTGTCCGTGTCCTCCTCCGGGTACTTGTCCACTACATTGATGATGTCCAGCACCACGAGCCCCACGCACAGGATCTGCTTGTCTTCCATGAGGCTGCTCGCAGAGCTTTCTGCCCGCCTGGCTGACGGGGTTCCTCCTGGGCTCTGCCTCTTATCCCAGAGGATTGTGTCCCTGCTCCTGGGGCTGACTTGGCTCCTCCTCTGCGGCCCGAGCTCCTCCCCCAGGGAGCCTCCTGCAGCCGGGAGGGAGTGGAGCAGGTCCCTTGCTCCCCACGCCCACGGATTCAAGCGGGCCTGGGAGCGCAGATCCCGAGGCCTTGGTTCCCGGCTTCCCCTTAGCAGGTGGCGTGGCCCAGCAAATGGCAAAGCCTCCCACTtctcggcctcagtttcctcacttgtcaGGCTCGGAGCTAATGCAAACCTCTCTAAAGCGCAGCTAAGCAATCTCTTGAATGCAAAAAAAGTGCAGTACAAAGGCGCCCGCTGGCCCTCCCTCTCATGCACCGGCGGCTCGCACTGCAGACCCTAGAGCCGCGGGGTTGAGCAACGCCTCGCAGCTGCGGCCTGCCCCCTTCAGCCCCAGCCGTCGCTCGCGCCGTCGCAGCGGCTGCGCCCCGCCCCCGAGGTCCAGCCAATCCCAGCCCGAGGCCCCGCCTCCGTCGCGGAGCAGCGGGGCCGCTAGGTGAGCGGCGGCAGTCACGTGATGGGAGTCGGCTCCCAGGGCCCCCTGGCGGACGGCGGCGGAACGGGCATTCGGGCGAGGAGCGCGGGGCTGGGACCCTAAGCAGCCGGCGCCTCTCTCCGCAGGCAGTTGCACAGCAAGCGCGCGGAGAGCCACCGAGCAGCGAGGTCGGGGAGACCAGGATAGGGAACCCAGGGCTcccccctcaccccgtcccttgTACTTCTCTCTATCCTTGAACACATACTGGAGCAGacggtttttgtttttgttttgtttttttttttagaaaaaccaaGTGTCTTTATTCCTGAATAGTTTAGTATGGCGGTGGGGGCCGGAGCCCTCGGGAGAGCCCTGCATCGGCCTAGAGACCAGCTGCAGGAGCAGCGAGGGTGCGAGGGTCGGCTCCTCCGCAGTCTGGGCCCTGCAGGGGACGGCGAGCAGGCCAAAAGTCTGGACGAGGAGACCCCAGAGTCCCCGACCCGGCGCGTTCAGACCATGGAGAGGAGAGAGTGCTCTGGGCGCCTGTGCCAAAGAGGGTACGGGTACGCCGGCTCGCCTAGGGCTGGAGTGCCAGGACCGAGCCCCGTCCCAGGCGGGGAGCTCGGGGAGGCTCGTCACCCCCGCTGGCTCTTTGGCCGGCGTAGACACTTCGGGCTGGTCGGGCCCAGCCTCCTGTCTACACCTGTTCTAGCTCCAGGTCCCCATAGAGCAGGGCTCCGCTGAAGATGGTGAGCGGCTCCTCCGAGTGCGCCAGCTGCCCCATGACCAGGTCGATGCAGACCGTGTCTCCAGCCTGCAGCGGCAGGATGAGGCTGAAGACGCCCAGGGCgccagggctgggctggctctCGGCCACCGGCTTATTCTCCAGGCCCTCAGGCTCATAGCCGCCGGAGTCTATGCGGGCCACGCCCAGGTTGGAACGGGACAGCACGGCCTCCACTTTCTCATGCCGGTGCCCAGTCAGCACGGCGCTTAGCAAGTAGCGCCCGGCCAGCGGTGCTGTGAACACGCCTGGGGACAAGGATGGCAGTCAGGAGGGGAGACGGGTGGCAGGGGCCAGGGAGGTGTTGGGGAGCCCACCCAGAACTCCGGGACTAAGGAGAGACATGCTGGGTCTTGTCACGTGTCTTGCACTAGAATGTAAGTTGCACCAGGCCAGGGAATTTGGTGTTTTGTTCATTAGGCATCCCCAGGCCCCCAATAAAGGCCCCCAAACAGAAGcactccttccccccacccttaGCCCAAGCTGTGgtgagaatgaataaatgaaggaaacagTGGTCTCCCCAAACCAGAGCATGAAAATATTCCCCTCGCCCAAGGGGGCAAGAATGAGAACATACCGCTGCACAGCCTCCCCGGCCTGTCCCGTTGCCCAGCCAGTCTGCTTCCAGGCTTACCAGTCTCTGGATCATAGTAGCCGCCATCGTTGAGCAGGACTCTGTCGAAGGGCACTGTGCCCGGTTCCGACCGTGGCAAACTGAGGGCAGCTGAAAAGGCCACCCGGGGCACAGGGGCCGCTGGTGCCCCCTCCACTCCTGGGTAGGGGTAAGGTGGGGGTCAGAGTGgatgctcagtgcagagctgccaggcccccttcccctcctggaTCTCTCCCTCCAGGGCTGCCTTGGGTCTCTAACCCCTAGTTCAgttcccctccctccagcaccgAATGAGGGGAACTTACCCTGCTCTCCTTGGGGACctgtgggaagaggagagggagcagtgAGAAGTGGGGCAGCTCTCACTAAGTCACTCAGCAAACATCTGCTGAGTCTCTTTTGCTGTGCTAGGTGTCCCACAGACTCCAAAGCGGGAATGGGGGTATCAAGAAAAGGAGGAATAGGGTCCATTCAGTTCAACTAGCCCCCAGCCTTTCACACCTCCCATAGCCCTGCGAGCTCAACCTTAGTGTTCAATACAGCACTAAGGCCACCATATCCAACTAGCCCATACAGTGACTGTCCTAGCTCCTAGTCACTGTCAGCCATGTAGGACCCCCCTCTCCCAACTCCTtgcccctttcctcccttctctgtcaaGTTCCAAAAGGAATGAATGCCAAGCCTAGGGTTGCTAGAGGTATGGGGAGCCCTGGCTGCCGTAGGGATCTCAGTCCACATACCTGGTGGCCCAATGGGCCCCCTTTGTCCATCCTTGCCTGGAAGTCCTGGAGGTCCGGCAGGGCCTGGTGGTCCCTGTATCCCAGGAGGCCCTGGGGGACCGGCCTCACCCGCGGGCCCTACAGTGACAAAATTAAGTTGAAGGAAAGCCATAAAAGGAGTTTCCAAAGGACAAGGCAGGTCATGGCTCCATGGGCAGGTTGGTGGGGCCCCTGGCTACCCATGCTGGATACTTGGCTGGCAGAGCAGCACTCCACCCCTACCCACCAGCCTGTCTGAGCTGCCAGGGGAGAGTGGGGAGCTGGGAGCTTGGATCATCTCTTGTGGACGAACCAACCCCTGGGACAGTGGTGGGTCTGTAATTCATGCTGGGCAGAGCAAGGAGAATGCATATAAGGTTAAGACTGGCTGttgtggaggaagggaggagaaggaaaggactTGAAGGgggtccccccacctcccaccgcATGCCTCCTTTTGCCCCCTCACCAGTGAGGTCCTTCAGACTGAGCTGGTGAAGCTGGTCCTCCAGTAGCAGCACAGAGCTGTTAAGGGCACCGAGCCGCCTGCCCAGGCCTGCCTGGCCCCCTAGCAGCTTCTCTAGCAAGGCTGCCTGTGTCTGGCTGGTGCTGTTGGTTTCCCGCagtccagcccagagcccagccacGTGTCTGGAAAGGCCCTCTCGCAGGCCCTGCAGTCCCCCGGCCACTGTGTCCAACCGCTCACAGACTCCCTCAAGGCGGCCCAATCGCCCCTCTAGGCTGGGGCACTGGCCAGCCTGTGCCTGTCCCTCTTCCAGGCCTCGGAAGCGCTCCTCACTCTCCGTAGCATGCTCTGTGGCCTCCTGCTGCAGCCTGTTAATCTCCGAGATGATACGGTCCTTGGTGGCTCCTAGGTCAGCCAGATCAGCACCCTGGCCCTCCACAGTGGTCTGGAGCTCATGCAGTGAGTCGTTGAGAGAGCTGAAGGTGAGAATAACCTCAGAGAGCTCTCCTTGCAGGGCCTGGAGGGCTGAGCCTGAGCTCCCCCCAAACACACTGAAGCCATCCAGAGGCCCTCGGCTGGGTCCCCCGACACCTgggccagccccagggccccGTGGGGGCAACAGGGGGCAGGAGCAGCGCTCCACACCATCCCGAAGGCGGCCCAGCTCCTCTTGGACACCACCACAGGCCCCGCAGCCCTCATCCCCACGGGCCTGCAGTAGTCCCTCCAGTTGGCCCAGTCGTGTGGCTGTGAGATTCAGCTGCAGTGCAAACTCAGTGATTGTCTCGTCCTGCACGTCCACGCGACCCTGGAGCTGGCCCACGACCCCTTGCAGTTCCTCCAGTGCAGCTCGCTGGGCCTCCCCAGCTGCGCCCACTTTGTGCAGGCCTGAGCCCATCAGACGCAGCTGCCCCTCGCTGTCTAGCACCCTGCGCTCCAAGGCACTGAGGATCTCGCTGACCTGGGAGTCCTgctccccaggggccccagagcaGAGCTGCCCGCACGCTTGCACGGCTCCTGCCACCTGCTCTTCCAGCAGATCCAGCCGCCCGCCCAGCACCCCGCTCACGTTGGCCAACAGTCCCTCCAGCTTTTCGAATCGGCCCCGGGCAGCGGGCAGCCAGTGGCCCAGGCCCCCAGGACGCCCAGGCCAGCCCTCCTCCTGTTCCTCTGAGGGACCCAGAGTGGAGTTGAATTGGTCCTCCAGGCGAGAGAGGCGGGACGCCAAGCTGGTATAGCCCGGGGGGTGGCCCCCCTGCCCCGCTGCTCCTCCCAGCTCGGTGCCTCGCCGCCCACTCAGCACGGTCACCGAGCCAGCCACTACATCCAGCCTCCGCTCCAGCTCGGCCAGCCGCCGGCCCAGCTCGGGAGGGCAGCACTCCTGAAGGGGCCTGCGGCCCATGGCCGGCCCGGGGAGCTGCCGTTGCCGCTCCTCCACGGAGGCCAGTAGCTTCTCCAGGGCCCGCAGCCGCTCTCTGTCCTCCTGCTGCTGCCGGCGGAAGCCCTCGAGCCCCGCCAGGCACACGGAGCAGGAGTCCTGCAGCCGCCGCTCCAGTTCCCGCAGCAGCTCCTCGCTGTGGCCGGGAGGGGCCGGGGTGGGGTCCAGGGCCCGGCCACCGCCACCACCGCCGCCACCGCCCCCGGTGTGATGGTTGTTGAGGTGGCCCAGCTCCTGGTCATGGGTGGAGACACGGTTGTCCAGgagctgcagctgctgctggaTCTCACTGAGGGTTTCGTGCACGCCCGGCCGGGCCGCCGCGTCTGCTGGGGGCTGCCTCCCGTTGAAGGCCGTCTCCACAGCCCTCTGCACGTCTTCCGCCAGGCGCCCACTCAGCCCCTGCAGGACGCCTCGGAGGCCCTGCAGCTCCTTCGTCAGGCTCTGCACCTGCTCCTCCAGCTGCTGCACCTTCTCGGAGTCCCCAGGACCTGGCGGGGAGGGGAAGGCATCAGGCAGAGGGGCCGGACCTCCGAGCTCAGTGCCCACCTCCTAGGCCCTGCTCTCCCCAGCTCCAACAGGAGGTCCCCGCGGATGCGGCCACCCCTCAGCTGGGGAATTTGGGCAAGAAAACACGGAAGGAAACTccatttactgaatgcttctAGGCCAACATCGTaccatggctttttccccctcaCAACGTACTCCACTGGGCGGATACGGCAGGTTTTCCCATTGTGCAGACCATGAGAAAGGGACCCAGAGGAGATGAAGGAACTGGGCCACGGATTACAAGtttaataagtggcagagccaagttTCAAACCCAGCTCCTCCCTCTGACCACCAAGTCTACTGTCCAGAGCGTCTCTCAGAAAttgcttcctcctctgtgaaatgggaatgcaGGGGGCACTGTGGACCCCACAACAGGGGCTATTCCTGAGCAACAACTCTCCGTAACACCACAGGGATAGACAAggctccacgggaagcctgcggGGGCTCTAGCTGGAAGGTGGGACAGTCAGCCAGAAGTTCCTGTTTCCATCATTACAGCATGACTATCTCCCTGGCAGGCAAACAGCACATCCGCAGTGCCCAGCGCGCGCACACGCGGCAAGGCAACGGGGACGGCTGCATTCTGGGGCCTGCCATCACCAGAGGCCCCCGAGGGGCCTGGGACCTGTAGTCAGTGCGGTGCATTCTAGGACTTGTAGTCTGAACTGTCTATCCCCTTGGTGACCAAGCTTCTGGAAGGAATGCCCCCGTCCTCCCGCAGCGGTTCCCAACTAGGAAGTATCTCGGCCACACGTGGGCGTGCGTGAGCGcatcctctttctctgccttctttttctcttgctctcattctcAGTTTCTATctgactcacacacacacacacacacacacacacacacacacacacacagtgcacgCGCAGGCAGAGACTCTCAGGGATCTCTCTTacttcctctgtccccttcttctGACTTGGCGCGTGGAGCTTTTCCTTCGGCAGCCTGGCCCCACGTTTTCCGGCCAGCACCGGCTCCCACTTCTCTCCCCAGTGCCTCCCATACTCACCTTCCCCACCTAGTCCACTCAGGTGGCTTCCCGCACTGGAGCCAGAGAGGTTGGGGCGcgcgggccggggccgggggcgtGGTGTGGTGGGTGCAGGACCCAGCGCTGGGGCGGGACCCTCAGCACAGTCATCACCTCCATACCCCTGACAGCACCTCCACTCCATATCCGTCACGGTCTTGTAGGCCACTCGGTAGCGAGGGCGGAGGAAGCTGCGGtacctgggagaggcagagggaggcctcTTTACTCCTCCCTGTACTGTCAGTGACCCTGGGCCCTGTCCTCAGAGATGGGCAGCTGCTGGGGGTGGACGAGGCCTGTTCCTCAGGCTGAGTCCCCCTTACTGTCCAGCATGTGGCTGAGCTCAGTTGACAGCTGTCAGCTTGCTGGCCGAGGGCCAAATCCCTGTTCTTCCTCCCCGTCCTATGCTGGAGCCTCGAACTCCTCATCTTGGGCGACTCAGCGCAGAGAAGGCATGTGGGGGCTGGTGGGGTGGCCCAGGTAACTTTGCCTCCAGTATCCACCCCAAACTGTCGCCTCGGGGGCTTCTGACTGAAGCCCCTGGTCCTGCCCCTGGCTGCCTGCTTTGTACAAATTCCCTGAGTTGGCTGCCCTCCTTCTGCCCGAGCCCAGCCCCCACCAAGTACCCAACCCCCAGCACGGGAGCTCACATGATGCTGCGGGGACACTGAGGCTGGCCCCAGCCACAGGGCTGGTAGTCAGGCTTGACGAAGGTCTCCACTCCATCCTCAAGGACGCAGCTCACTGTCCGGGTCACCACGTAGGCACACCAGTTCCTGCAGGTACAACCCCACCTGGGCCCAAGGGCCAGAGACACAAGCCCCAGAGGAGGACCCAGGGGCTAccagagaggctgagggagggtCCAAAGATAAAGGGCCCCTGGGGACCAGTGGGAGCCAGGGCTTTGGCAGGGGCAGCTGCCCCCACGCTTTCCTGAGCAGTAGGAGTTGGTAAAGACTTTTcaagacagtgagagaaggaacagaatggaaaaccatAACTACGAGAAGTTGATCCTCATTGCTGGGGGGTCCTGGGGAGCCTCTGaattcacacattcattcatgtCCCTTTCTGTGTCAATCCCCAGCTTGGCGTGGCCTGTCTGAGCCAGCTGGCTGGGTCCCTCTGGTGATCCCCTGGATGCTGGCTTCCACCCACCCCTCAGGGGAGAGGACAGGGCAGGCAGGGGTCCAGCTCAGGGTTAAGTAGAGAATAAGCCATTGATGAGCCCTGCCCCCATTGGGGCTTGCGTTCTACACTCTTGGCCCCATTCAGGCTGGCCTTTGATCTGTGTCCGGCTGGAGAGCCCAAAGAAACAGAGCAGGAGCCGTGTCAGAAGGAATCACAGATTACTGGATGGGCCCGTGAAGCCCGAGGAAGGGATAAAGGTCTGCCGGAGGATACCAGGCTGGTGTGCAGCTGGCAGCTTGCAGGAAGGCCTGGCCCAGGCCCCTCGTGGT is part of the Ursus arctos isolate Adak ecotype North America unplaced genomic scaffold, UrsArc2.0 scaffold_8, whole genome shotgun sequence genome and encodes:
- the EMILIN1 gene encoding EMILIN-1: MAPSTLWSCCFCCLLTTAVGAASYPPRGYSLYTGGGGALSPGEPQAQSAPRPASRHRNWCAYVVTRTVSCVLEDGVETFVKPDYQPCGWGQPQCPRSIMYRSFLRPRYRVAYKTVTDMEWRCCQGYGGDDCAEGPAPALGPAPTTPRPRPRPARPNLSGSSAGSHLSGLGGEGPGDSEKVQQLEEQVQSLTKELQGLRGVLQGLSGRLAEDVQRAVETAFNGRQPPADAAARPGVHETLSEIQQQLQLLDNRVSTHDQELGHLNNHHTGGGGGGGGGGRALDPTPAPPGHSEELLRELERRLQDSCSVCLAGLEGFRRQQQEDRERLRALEKLLASVEERQRQLPGPAMGRRPLQECCPPELGRRLAELERRLDVVAGSVTVLSGRRGTELGGAAGQGGHPPGYTSLASRLSRLEDQFNSTLGPSEEQEEGWPGRPGGLGHWLPAARGRFEKLEGLLANVSGVLGGRLDLLEEQVAGAVQACGQLCSGAPGEQDSQVSEILSALERRVLDSEGQLRLMGSGLHKVGAAGEAQRAALEELQGVVGQLQGRVDVQDETITEFALQLNLTATRLGQLEGLLQARGDEGCGACGGVQEELGRLRDGVERCSCPLLPPRGPGAGPGVGGPSRGPLDGFSVFGGSSGSALQALQGELSEVILTFSSLNDSLHELQTTVEGQGADLADLGATKDRIISEINRLQQEATEHATESEERFRGLEEGQAQAGQCPSLEGRLGRLEGVCERLDTVAGGLQGLREGLSRHVAGLWAGLRETNSTSQTQAALLEKLLGGQAGLGRRLGALNSSVLLLEDQLHQLSLKDLTGPAGEAGPPGPPGIQGPPGPAGPPGLPGKDGQRGPIGPPGPQGEQGVEGAPAAPVPRVAFSAALSLPRSEPGTVPFDRVLLNDGGYYDPETGVFTAPLAGRYLLSAVLTGHRHEKVEAVLSRSNLGVARIDSGGYEPEGLENKPVAESQPSPGALGVFSLILPLQAGDTVCIDLVMGQLAHSEEPLTIFSGALLYGDLELEQV